Genomic window (Ruminococcus flavefaciens AE3010):
AGTACGCCGTCTGCGCGGTGCTTTCCCACAAGATAGCCCTCGGAATAGACCTCAAAATCACATATCCTGAAGCTGCCCGACCGTGCCGAGACCTCATTGAGAACAGTTGCCATAACATCGCCGTCCTTGCCGTGATACAGCACATCAAGAGTCATTCGCTGGGATATCTCGTACTCGCCTGTTGTGAGCAGGCTCAGCTTGTCCAGCTGGTCGGCTTCAAGACCTGCCATAAAACCAAGAGTTCCCGTATTTATTCCCAGAAGCTTTGTATCGCTTCCCATAAGCAGCTTTGCACATCGGAGAATAGTTCCGTCTCCTCCGATGGCAAGGACTACGTCCGCTGTCTTTGCAGATTCATTTATATCCTCAAATATCACATGAGGCTTGTCTGAAAAATCATTTCTGAATATCTCGCTGACCGAAACATCTATGCCGCAGTCCGCAAGCACATCACAGGCTTCACGGGCGCAGCTGAGCGCATTGGTCTTCTGGAAATTAGGGTACAACGCTGCCTTCATAAACGCTCTCCTTATAGTTTAGTGAATGAACTGTCTGTCAGCTCCTTGAAATCATGTATCTTTGGCTCGCCTGCGGCTTTCCGCAGCTTCACAAGGTACTCTATATTGCCGCTTCCTCCGCGGACAGGTGAATAGGTGTACTGCTCAGTGATAAAGCCCACTGCCTGCGCGAAGCTGTCTATCTCGGTCAGTACACGGATATGGACCTTCTTATCCTTTACTATGCCCCTCTTGCCGATGTCGCTCCTGCCTGCTTCAAACTGGGGCTTTATGAGCACCGCAGCAACCGCTCCGTCTTTAAGGAGCTCATATACCTTTGCAAGTATCTTAGTCAGGGATATAAATGAAACGTCTACGGATATAATATCCGCCTGTCCGCCTAAATCGTCGGCAGACACGTCACGGATATCCGTACCCTCCATATTCACGACGCGGTCATCGTCAATAAGACGCTGTGCAAGCTGTCCGTGTCCCGTATCCACGGCGAACACCTTAGCAGCTCCGTTTTGCAGCATAAAATCGGTAAATCCGCCTGTGGAAGCTCCTATGTCAAGACATACCTTGCCGTTAAAGTCAAGCCCGAATTCCTCGGCTGCCTTTTCAAGCTTCAATGCGCCGCGTCCAACGTAGCTCTCGCTCTCAGAGGACTCGATAACGTCCTCAGCCGATACCTCGTCGGAAGCCTTTTTAGCGGTCTTTCCGTTTACTGTGACATTTCCCGAAAGTATCATTTCCTTGGCACGCTGACGGCTTCGGGCAAGTCCGCGGGCTACAAGCTCGCTGTCAAGCCTTGCCATTATTATTGCTCCTGCTGCGGATATATTCTGCCATTCTGCATCTTGTAAGTCCCAGCTTGTCAAGACATGAGCGCACAGACGCCTGCTTTACAAAACCGTCTGCGGTAACTCTGCTGTAGTCTCCGCAGTAGCCAAGCTCAGAGAGAATATCTCCGATCTTTTCGGAAATACTGCCCTCGCCCATGGACTCCTCGAAGAATACTATCCTCGGATACTGCTTTATCTCCTCACCAAGCTTTCCGTCAAGTGGGAATATCTTTGTAAGCTTTAATATATCGCAGCTTATGCCGTTCTTTTCAAGCTCCTTCTGAGCTTTTATGGCTTCGTTATAAAGTCTGCCGTAGGTTATGATAAGAGTTTCGCTGCCGCTGAGCTGCTTGAAGAGCCACTCTGTTGTTATGTCGGACTGGTCGAACTCCACCTTCTCAGAGCCGCGTGGATAGCGGACTGCGGCAATGCCCTTATCTTCATATATAGCCTTTCTCATGCACATCTTCATTTCCATGTAGCATGAGGGCGAATAAATAGTGGTATTCGGTATAGAAGTAAGCATAGGCACGTCAAGAAGTCCCTGATGAGTTTCGCCGTCCTCGCCCACTATTCCCGCACGGTCTACGCCGAGAACTACATGAAGTCCGCCTATGGCTACATCGTGAACGAGCTGGTCGTAGGAACGCTGTAAAAATGTAGAATATACGGCAAATACGGGAGTCATGCCCATTGAAGCAAGTCCGCCTGCAAAAGTGACTGCGTGCTGCTCGGCAATACCCACATCAAAGAATCTGTCGGGGTACTTGAAGTGGAAGAACTGCAGTCCCGTACCGTACTTCATAGCCGCTGTTATTGCACAGAGCTTGTCGTCCTTGTCCGCAAGCTTTACAAGCTCCTTTCCGAATACGGTGGAATAGCTGTCAGCTGCAGCGACCTCGGGATTTCCCGTAGCTATATCAAATTTGGAGATACCGTGGTATTCTCCCGGATTTGCCTCGGCAGGACTGTAGCCCTTGCCCTTTACGGTCTTTACGTGGATAAACACGGGCTGATGATAGGATTTAGCCATGTGGAAGACCTCTTCAAGCTCCGCAAGATTGTGTCCGTTGACAGGTCCGAGGTATATGAAGCCCATGTCCTCGAACATTGTGCTCTGTTCAAGAATATTGGATTTCACTGAGTCCTTTACGTTCTTGATACCCTTGGTAACGCTTTTTCCAACAAGAGGTATCATTTCAAGACCGCGCTCCACGGCTCTCTTTGTATGTAAGTACTTTTCGGTATTTCTCAGTGAGGTAAGATATTTGGAAAGGGCGCCTACGCTCTTTGAAATGGACATATTGTTATCGTTGAGAACTACGATAAGATTACGCTGACGGTCTCTGCCGCAGTTGTTCATAGCCTCGTAGAACATTCCGCCCGACATAGCGCCGTCACCGATAACCGCTACTGCATAATTGTCCTTGCCCTGAAGCTTCATTGCCTCGGCTATGCCGCAGGCTACGGATACAGAAGTGCTGCTGTGTCCGCTTATGAATGTGTCATGCTCGGACTCAGAGGGCTTAGGGAAGCCTGATATGCCGTTTTCCTGTCTGAGGGTGGAGAAGCTGTCAAGTCTGCCTGTAAGTATCTTATGGGTATATGCCTGATGACCTACGTCCCAGACTATCTTATCCTCGGGAGAATTGAAATTGCGGTGGAGAGCCATAGTAAGCTCAACAGCACCCAGATTAGAGGCAAGGTGTCCGCCTGTCTTTGAAACAGTAGATATAAGGAGATTTCTTATTTCCTTGCACAGTGAATTGCACTGTGTTAAGGTAAGCTTTTTCAGATCCTGGGGCAGCTGAAGCTCCTCAAGAGTCACCTTGTCGTTATTACTTATATTTTCCTTCATTTTTCATGAAATGCGGATAAGCTCCGCAGCTCCTTTGCGTTAATTCTTTCTTTTCAGAAGCATTTCCGTAAGCTCTGTGAGAAATGCATCGTTTCCGAATTTTTCAAGGCAGCCGAGAGCCTCTTCGGTTATACTATTTGCGATCTCCTGAGCCTTTTCAACACCGTACAATGTAACAAAGGTGGTCTTGTTCTCCTCCTCGTCACTGCCTACGGGCTTGCCAAGCTCCTCAGTGGTGCTTGTTACATCAAGGATATCATCGATTATCTGGAAAGCCAGTCCAAGCTTGAAGCCGTAATCGGCAGCAGCCTGTATCTTCTCCTCGTCAGCTCCTGCACATATGCAGCCCATCATGCATGATACAGCTATGAGCTGACCTGTCTTGTGGTGGTACATATTGCGGAGGTTAGCTTCGTCAACGTCAGTGCGCTCCTCATTTTCCATGTCGATGACCTGTCCGCCGCCCATGCCTTCTCTGCCTGAGCCCTTTGCAAGACATGATACCAGTCTTATCTTCTGCTCGGGTGAGAGCTGCTTATCGTCGGCAATGACCTCAAAGGGCAGCATACACAGCGCGTCACCTGCAAGTATAGCCATTGCCTCGCCGAAAGCCTTGTGACATGAGGGTTTTCCGCGTCGGAAATCGTCATTGTCCATTGCAGGGAGATCGTCGTGGATAAGTGAGAATGTGTGTATCATCTCAATAGCCGCAGCAGGTGCTGCTGCGATCTTATAATCAGCTCCGAGAGCATTGCAGAAAGAATATACCAGAACGGGACGGATACGTTTGCCGCCTGCTTCAAGAGAATAATTCATGGCATCTATAAGATTCTTCTGAGCCGCCATGCTCTCCGAAAAAGCATTGTACCTTTTGAGATTATCCTCGGTAAATCTGATGTATTCCTGCATTGTTTCCTTGAAATTACTCATTTTTCTGTTCCTCCGCCGTCCTCGGTAATTTTTATCTGAGCTTCGTCAAGCTGCTTTCTGCAAGCCGCCGACAGCTTTACTCCCTCGCCGTAGAGCTCCACAGCCTTTTCGAGGGGGATATCGCCCTTTTCAAGCTCGGAAACTATCTTCCCGAGACGTGTCATATTATCTTCAAATGTAAGCTTTTTTTCCATTATATCACCATTTATCGATTATCTCGGCTTCCGCGCCGCCGATTCCGAAGCCGATCTTTATCCTGTCGCCCTTTTCAAGAGGTTCCGAGCTGCTCAGCAGCTTCTCACCCTTGTACACCAGCGAATAGCCGCGGGAAAGGACCTTCAGCGGACTGAGACTGTCAAGTCTTGCCGCCTTTTCTTCAAGCTGTCTCTCCAGCCTGTCCATATAACGCAGAAAGGCTGTATCACGGCGCTTGTCAAGTGAGCTGAGCCTCTCGGCAGTCAGCTTCAGACGGTTCTCGGGAGACTGTGCAGCCAGACGCGCGTTCAGCACTATAAATCTGTCCGTATATTTATCCAGAACTGCCAGTGCAGAGCGCTCAGCTCTTCGCTGTAACAGGGATATCCTTTCGTAAAGCAGCGCTATATCGGGAGCTGCAAGCTCCGCTGCTGCCGATGGAGTAGGTGCACGCAGATCTGCGGCAAGATCGGCTATGGTAAAGTCGGTCTCGTGTCCAACAGCCGATATCACAGGCACCTTGCAGTTATATATGGCATATGCCACCTTTTCGGTGTTGAATGCGCTGAGGTCCTCGCTTGAACCGCCGCCGCGCCCGACTATGATAACGTCGCAGCCTGCCGCCTCCGCTTTGAGTATACCTGCGCATATGGACTCGGGAGCTCCCTCGCCCTGTACCTGCGCATTGACCGCATATATCTCGCACAGCGGATAACGCCTTGAAAGTACATTTATTATATCCCGTACAGCCGCGCCGCTGAGGGACGTTACCGCACCTATTTTCTTGGGCATTGAGGGGATGGGACGCTTGTGCTCCTCGGCGAATATGCCCTCCTTTTGCAGCTTCTTTTTCAGCTGCTCCAGTGCTACATTTGCCTTGCCTGCGCCCTCGGGTATGATATCGTTGACGTAGAGCTGATATGCGCCGTCACGCTCGAATACGCCTATACTTCCCGATACTATCACGGACATACCGTCCTCGGGCTCAAATTTAAGGCGGTCGGCAGCACTTGCAAACATTACAGCCTTGACCGCGCTTTCGCTGTCTTTCAGCGTGAAGTAGACGTGTCCGCTGCGGAAATGCTTCACGTAATTCGATATCTCGCCCCGAACCATTATGCCCTGCAGGTTCCTGTCGTTTTTCAGTATGGAGCCTATATATTTATTTATCTGTGAAACTGTAATTACAGGCATCATTTATCTCCTGTGCTTTTCAAATAGCCGTATATAGCCACTCCCGCCGCATTGTCGCAGGAGAACCGGGGCTGTGCGAAGCTTGCCGACGGGTATCGGGAAATTATCCTGTCGCGGATAATAACGTCCGACATGACTCCGCCTGCAAATACCAGCGGAAGCTCGCCGTATCTGCCGATAGCATGGTCGGTCATGGCGAGTATGGTCTCGGCAATAAAATCAAGGCAATACTTGGCGATATTCTCGGGACTTTCGCCGCTGTCAAGCATATTGCCGCACTTGTTCTCCAAGCCCGAAAGGCAGCAGTTGCCGTCTTTCAGCACAGGCTTTGCCTTGAAGTGTTTATTGGCGTTCACTGCAAGCTTTTCAAGCTCTGCGCCGCATGGGAAATGAAGTCCCAGCATAACGCCAGTTCGGTCAACAGCCTGTCCCGCTTTAAGGTCAAGTGAAGTACCTATCTCGGTTATTTTGAGAACACACTCATTATCGGGCTCGCACAGCAGGCAGTCGGTAGTTCCGCCGCTGACGTGAAAGGCAATGAAGCGCTCATTCACTAAGTCCAGCCTGTCCGCGGAATAAAGCGCCGCAAGGATATGACCGATCTGATGAGAGGTGGTATAAAGCTTTGCTCCCGAAACCGCCGCATATGAACGGGCAAAGCCCTCTCCGCAGAGAAAGCATGGCATATATGAGCCCTCTATGTTGCGCGGTCTTGCGGAAGCTGTAACCGTTTTCGGCATACCGAGACTGTTCTCGCTGAAAAGCTGCTCTATCATATCGGGAAGCTGCTTTGTGTGGTGGAAAACCGCGTCGCTCTGGCGCAGTCCAAGCTCACCCTCCTTTACGGGAAGAAGCTTCTTAGTCTGGTATATCTTATTCTCCTCGCTGACGTATACCGCAGCCGAGGTGGTATAGTTGCTTGTATCAACTCCCAGATACTCAGGCATTTTCGCTCTCCGACTTCTGTGTATCGCGGGAGAATGCTCCGAGAACGCCGTTGATAAAGGCTGTATCCTCCTGATATGTATACATCATGGAAAGCTTTATAGCCTCGCTGATAGCCGCATTCATGGGAGTATTGTCATCGTAGAGGGACTCAAACATAGCAATGCGGAGTATGGCAAGATTCAGCTTTGATATCCTTGCAATGCTTCTTGACTTGCTGTACTTTGAGATTATGTTGTCAAGCTCCTCAGCGTGCTCGAGAGTACCCTCGACTATTTTCTTGACCTCGTCGTTTACGGTGATCTCGTCGATCTCCTCAGCTATCTCGTATAGCTCATTTATATCGTCATCACGCAGAAGCTGCTCGAAAACCAGCTTGAATGCGCTGTCTCTTATTTCACGTCTTGTCATTTGTACACTCCTTATTTTTTCCTATGGTACGATACATGAAAACCATTGCATCTTTACTTTCAAATCCGTTTTTTATGTAAAATCTCTCACTTGGGTAGCCCCGTGTTGTCAGGAGCACCATAGCAGCAACGCCCTCAGCTGTAAGCTCTTTGCGGGCATAGTCCAGAACAGCCGTACCGATACCGCTCCGCTGCATATTCGGAGACACGCAGAACTCATCTATCATATACTCGACGCCGTAGAGATATGTAAGCCTTCTGCCGCAGAGGACAGCCTGTATAACACCGTTAGCCTCAGCCACATAGCCTATGGACTGCGGTGAGGACATAAGCTCGTTTATCCTCGTTTCGGCAAGCTCATATGACCATTCCTCGTTCCACGGCTCGGCGGCAAAGGCTCCACGGAACACCTCCGCAGATTTTTTCAGATCAGACGGTCTGTATCGCCTTATCATTCAAATACAACTCCGCTGACGGTAACGTTTACTCTTGCAACAGGTACGCCAGTCATGTTCTGGACGTTCTCCTTTACCACGGTCTGAACTTCCTGAGCAACGTTCACGGCTTTTTCTCCGCTCTTTATGACTATCTTCATATCTATGGCAGCCACATCGCCCATCATACTTACCTTGATAGGTCCGTTTCTTCTGAGCTTGCTCATTTTTCCAACCTCGCCGCCAAGACTTGCGACTCCCTTGACATCAAGAGCTGCAAGCCTTGCAATGGCGATAATTACGTCATCTGATATTTTAAGTCTGCTTGAAACTTCCGGCTTCATATCTTCAACTTCCATAGTGGACCTCCGTAGGCTCTTATTTAGGTGTATTTTTTAATCAATATCTTGCTTACACCCTATCCATTGTATTATAACATAATATTTCAGAAATAGCAACATTCGCAGAGAAAAAAAACTGTCGTTTTCTTATTTATGTCGCGAAATAGGCGGCGCAGGCTCTGCGCTTATAACATAATATTTCAGAAACAGCAATATTCGCGGTGAAAAATATTCATAAATATTCACACAGGATAAATCAGCCTACTTTACCTCGAAGATCCTGATATTCTCTGCGGGGACTTCCGTTTCCCCGAGGATTATCTCCTTTATGGAAGCTGCCTGAGCCTTGTCGAGCCCCTCTGTCTTGACTACAACCTTTGCGTTCTCGCCGTCAAGGTACGCCACACAGTCCTGAAAGCCCTGAGCTTTTACCAGAGACTCGATAGTCCCCTCGCTCTCGATAAGCTTTGACACCTGTACTGCGTCAAGGGCATTCACTACCATTTCGTCCTCGGTAACATCTCCGCCGCCTATCATGGTCTGGAGCGTCTGTACAGCTTCGTCCCTGTCCTTCATCTTATCGAGACGAGCCTGTGCAAAATAGTCCTCGGCAGCAGGTTCGGCTGAAGCATTTACAAACTCGGTCTCGCCGTATTTTACAGTGTCATTGTCTTTCCTGAACGACATGGAGCTGCTGTCGGGAGCAAGCTTCGGTGATGTAGCATAGTTTATGTACACCGCAACTGCAAGCATAAGGGTCAGGCAGGTCATGATTATCTGTTTCTTTCCGATTATTATTGATGGCTTTTTCATAATTATACTCCTTTATCTGATCTTAGCAACATATATCTTTGCTGTAGGTATCCCAAGAGCAGCCGAAGCCGCTTTGTATATCTGTTCTCGTACAGCAGCATCGCCTCCTCCGCCGCAGACTATTACCGCTCCCGTTATCTCGGGAGCTTCAATTGTTTCCACAAGTGCGTTTTTTTCGCTTCCGCCGCCCACTATCACATATTTCTCTTCCTCCTCCGTTTTATTGTCCGAACGGCTGTGCCGTCCCTCTGTAGCATATACGTAGCGCTGCTCGCTGCCTACAGTTAGATAGACCTTCACCTCTCCTGCCCCCTCTATTTCGCGGAGCAGATCGGCAAGCCTTTTCTCTGTGTCCTTACAGTAGTCGCTGCTGTCATATACGCTCTGCTGCTCAGTACATACAGCAGCAGGCTTTTTGTCGGGCAAAAGCGAAGATATCATTATCAGCAGCAGACCTGCTATTCCGCATACGGTCATAAGTACAGCCCATTTCCTGTTCTTTAGCAGCTCCTTTGCTTCTTTAATAACTTCCATTTATGACCTCCGTTTCTTGTCCGATACTGCCGCGGATTATCTTAGCTGATGCCTCGAAGGCCGACGTGCTGATAATGACTCTATTAATACTTATGCTTCCGTCCTGTGAAATATTAACCTCGGTATCTATTTTTTCTGCATTTATCCCTGCCGCTTTGAGCTGATCACGAAGAACCGCAGAAATATTTTCAGATACCTGTGTACAGAGCTCGTTTTCATATATCTCTGTGGAATAGCTGTAGTCTGTACTGTCAAAAGCACTGAGATCCGGCAGCTCAATATCAAAAGCTCCGCTGACTATGGGAGCTGTTACCGCCACAGCAAATATCAGCTTCAGAACAATATCGGCAGCTCCGCGAAGCCGTGTTCCGTCAGTAATGCTCTGAATTATACATACCCCCACGGATACAAAGCAGACCACCCTGACCGCCGCAACAAAGTTTTCCATTTACCCACCTGCCGTCTGAATAAGTATTCCCGTACACAGCACGAACATGACGCCATAACAAACAAGGACGCTCTGTGCTATGGCAAGGGAGCTGTCAAATGAGCTGAGAAGCTTTTTAATATGCTCTGCGTCGAAGAGCTCCGCCGCCGCCGAGCCTATCCACATTACAAAGCGAAAAAGCATAAGCTGTATCACAGGCGGAAGAATTATCAGAAGCACAGCGATACAGCCTGCAGTTCCTACTGTTCCGCGGATAAGGTCAAAGCTGCTGCGGACTGCGGCATAGGCGTCGGATACAGCTCCGCCGACTACGGGAACGCTCCCCGATATCACAAAACGCGCCGCTTTTGTAGCTGCACCGTCAGTTTTGCCTGCAAGGCTGCATTTCAGCGTAACAAAGCCAGTAAACACCGTCATTGTTATAGTCATCGCCCATGTTATGAGCTTTTTCAGGAGCTGAACTACTCCGCTCATATCATTCCGTGAGAAAACGCTTCCCGTTACGGAAAGCATAACGGCTGCGCTGAGAACAGGCATGAGAAAGCCCGAAACAAGCTGAACTATAAGCTCCGAAGCAGCAAGGACAGCAACGTCATAAGCCGCCGCTGATGTTATATGTCCCGATGCGGCAGTTGCTCCCGAAAACACAGGAATAAACACGGATATGAAGCCGCCGCTGACGGTCACAGCCTCAACGGACTGAGAAAAAGCAGCAAAAAGCTGTGGTGAGACCACTGTCACCGCTGTAAGGACACACACCATACCATAGATGTCTGCGGAGCATTTAAACGCTGCGCTGCCTGCGTTTTTCAGCAGAGCCGAAAGCAGTGTCACAAGCAGAATAGTCCCCAGAAGTCTGAAAGGAGAGCCCTCGCTTTCCTTTACTTTTGCTGTGATAGCCTTTGAAAAGCTTCCGAATGAAAGGGCAGTTATCTCGTCAGAACTTGTCCCGATGTCATAGTCCGAAAGTATGTCGTCCAGCTGCTCACTGAACACGCTCGATGACTCCTGTTCATCAACAGCATATGCCCTCAAAGGAACACTGAGCATCATCAGCAATATAATTATAATTATTGATAGTCCTGTCCTTTTCATAATGCTCCTAAATCAGCTTTTCTATTAGCTGTAAAAATGCTCTGAATACAGGAAGTCCAAGAACAGCAACAGCCCCTCTGCCCCACAGCTCAGCTGCCGAAGCTATAGCTCCCTCACCGCTGTCGCGGCACAATTCAGCTGTAATATGCGTGATAACACATATTGCCAATGTCTTGAACACTATGGAGATATAGCTTTCAGCAATACCTGCCATTTCAAAAATATCCCTTATCTCGGCAATGGCTGATCCCGACACAAGTACAAAAAGAGCCATAACGCCTGCACATACCGCTGCGGTAACTGCTGTGGAATATTCAGCGCAATATTGTTTTAAAATTATAGATATAAGAGTTCCTGCAAGGCAGAAAGCTCCAACAGAAAAACAGCTGTCTACCATAGTCCGAACACGCTTTTGACCTTGTCAAAAAGGTCTCCTATCTCGTCGATTATCACCACAAGAACAACTATAAGACCTGCAAGTGTGGTCATCATAGCCTGTTCCTCTCGCTCCGCACGTTTCAGGACCAGATTCAGAACGGCGACTATTATCCCTGTACCTGCGATTTTAAATATAAGATCAATTTCCATTTTCTTCCTCAGATCACCATTATTCCTGCCATTACACCTGCAAGGACTCCAACGCTCCTGTAAAACCGAGCCTTGCCGTGATACTCCATGGCACTGCGCTCATAGCACTCCTGCATAAGCGATCTCTGCGAGGCTATGCTGCTCAGCTGACCTGCAATGTCACTGGTACCCAGCACCTCACCGAAATCCAGAAGTATCCCCCTTTCTTCCTGTGGGATATAGGTCTCGGCAAGCAGAAGCTCACGCCACTCACTGTGGAAATCGCTGTCAGCGCTGTATTTCTCCGAAAGCCTGTATATAAAGCGTAAAGCTGTATAATTTTCCCGTTTTAGTACCGTAATTATTCTGTAAATGTCCGTACCGCTGCTTCTTATCATGGTCTCACAAAGTCTGAAAACCTTGTCAGCTTCGGTGCAAAGCAGCATTCTTTTTTTCAGCTTTTCGGAACGGTTCATTCCGTAAAATGCTCCGCAAAGTGTGGCAAGCAAAGCCGCAATTATCCTAATTCCCATTTCTGAGCCTCTTGACTTCACTGACTTTTCCGGGAGCTGCAGAGCCTTTCAGGAATATGATATTGTCAAAAAGTCCGCTTTCTGTAAGGTATAATATCTCCTTACGCTTGCTGAGCTCCTCAAAGCTGCTGCCGTGAGCCGTAACGATAAATTTCACGCCGCAGCCGATCCCGTTTATTATAGCTTCTGAGTCAGACATTGAAGCTATCTCGTCACAGACAATGACCTCGGGAGACAAAGTTCGCACCGCTGAAATTATCCCGTCAGCACGGCTGCAATTACTGATAACATCTGTCAGCGCTCCAACGTCATTCTGCGGTATCCCGTCGTGCAGACAGGATATCTCGTTTCGCTCGTCAATAAGGACAGTTTTTCTGAAATTCCCTGTAAGACGGCACATATCTCGGAGCATAGTGGTCTTTCCCGAATTGACTCCGCCGCATATCATAATGTTTTTATCATAATTTGAAGCAAATATCTCATCTGCGCAGCCCTCTACACACCTTGATACACGGAAGTTAAGAGATGTAAACTCTGTAAGCTGAGGAGGCTGGATCGATGAATAAGCTCCAGAAACACCTACACGAACTCCGTTTTCGATAACGAAAAAGCCCTGAGAAAGCTGTTTTCCACAGCTGTGCACGGAATAATGACACAGCCTTTCGACTGTCTCTCTGATCTCAGACGCCTTTATTTCATATGCTTCCTTATTATATAGGGAAGCCAGTCCGCCGTCCCTGCGAAGAAAATATATCTTGTCCGAATACACAAGATAAACAGGTCCGCCTGCACGAAGCCTTACTTCCATTGCACCATCAAGCTTATCCCTCGGGATATCAAGCAGCTGCCTGCGGATATTCTCGGGAAGATAATCCATGATCGTTTCAAAGCTTGTACTGCCTTTCATTTTCATCACTCCTTACACTTAATACTATTCAGCTGTACAAATGTTTAGAACAAAAAAGGACGCCGAAGCGTCCATAAAAAAGGCACTGACATAAGTCAGTGCCTATATTATTATAATGATAACTTCATTTCGCTGAACGTGTCAGCCAAACCTGCAACGAAATTCCACTGTCTCTCCATATATGTTTTAAGCATCTTTGTACGCTGCTGATAATCGTCCAACACACATACAGGCTCGTCAAAATGTTCTGTTATTGCATGAGCAGCTGCATTACCGCTTTCCATGCCCGCAGAAATACCCTCGCCCATTGGATTAAGAAAGCCCGCCGCTTCCCCTGCGAATAAGAGTCGTCCCTTACCGTAGTCGATTTTACACCCAGACCTAATATGAGGCATTAGCCATTTTTCTGCCTTTACAGTTTTGTCAATAACAAGCCCGTGTTTATCTTTCATGTAATGAATGAAGCTGTCATAATAGTCTGATATCTTATTAGTATCCTTAACGGCAACGCCCAGAACAAGCATATCATCCTTAACGTTGAACCAAGCGTCATATTCGGAAAGCTCAGGCTGAAGATATGCGTAGAAATAGTGTGGGTCAAGCTCTATTTTTCCTTGATTGAACGTCTGAAATGTTGTTATAAACTCAGGAGCGATATTCAGCTCTTTCCTCTTTATAACCGATGTAACACCACCGCAGTCAATTACATACCTTGCCTTCTCGCTGTAAAGCCTGTCGGAAAAGAGCTTCACCTCAATATTGTCATCTTTATTATCACACGCAATAACTGACGTCATGTCGCGCAGCTCCG
Coding sequences:
- a CDS encoding NAD(+)/NADH kinase; this encodes MKAALYPNFQKTNALSCAREACDVLADCGIDVSVSEIFRNDFSDKPHVIFEDINESAKTADVVLAIGGDGTILRCAKLLMGSDTKLLGINTGTLGFMAGLEADQLDKLSLLTTGEYEISQRMTLDVLYHGKDGDVMATVLNEVSARSGSFRICDFEVYSEGYLVGKHRADGVLFSTPSGSTAYALSAGGPVIEPDLECIEMTLICPHSLFSRATMFSPSRRLRMKVTTSREDCMVINVDGEHFIDLARDESIEICRGRNNINFIDLLGNSFHESLCKKMCKPIK
- a CDS encoding TlyA family RNA methyltransferase → MARLDSELVARGLARSRQRAKEMILSGNVTVNGKTAKKASDEVSAEDVIESSESESYVGRGALKLEKAAEEFGLDFNGKVCLDIGASTGGFTDFMLQNGAAKVFAVDTGHGQLAQRLIDDDRVVNMEGTDIRDVSADDLGGQADIISVDVSFISLTKILAKVYELLKDGAVAAVLIKPQFEAGRSDIGKRGIVKDKKVHIRVLTEIDSFAQAVGFITEQYTYSPVRGGSGNIEYLVKLRKAAGEPKIHDFKELTDSSFTKL
- the dxs gene encoding 1-deoxy-D-xylulose-5-phosphate synthase is translated as MKENISNNDKVTLEELQLPQDLKKLTLTQCNSLCKEIRNLLISTVSKTGGHLASNLGAVELTMALHRNFNSPEDKIVWDVGHQAYTHKILTGRLDSFSTLRQENGISGFPKPSESEHDTFISGHSSTSVSVACGIAEAMKLQGKDNYAVAVIGDGAMSGGMFYEAMNNCGRDRQRNLIVVLNDNNMSISKSVGALSKYLTSLRNTEKYLHTKRAVERGLEMIPLVGKSVTKGIKNVKDSVKSNILEQSTMFEDMGFIYLGPVNGHNLAELEEVFHMAKSYHQPVFIHVKTVKGKGYSPAEANPGEYHGISKFDIATGNPEVAAADSYSTVFGKELVKLADKDDKLCAITAAMKYGTGLQFFHFKYPDRFFDVGIAEQHAVTFAGGLASMGMTPVFAVYSTFLQRSYDQLVHDVAIGGLHVVLGVDRAGIVGEDGETHQGLLDVPMLTSIPNTTIYSPSCYMEMKMCMRKAIYEDKGIAAVRYPRGSEKVEFDQSDITTEWLFKQLSGSETLIITYGRLYNEAIKAQKELEKNGISCDILKLTKIFPLDGKLGEEIKQYPRIVFFEESMGEGSISEKIGDILSELGYCGDYSRVTADGFVKQASVRSCLDKLGLTRCRMAEYIRSRSNNNGKA
- a CDS encoding polyprenyl synthetase family protein: MSNFKETMQEYIRFTEDNLKRYNAFSESMAAQKNLIDAMNYSLEAGGKRIRPVLVYSFCNALGADYKIAAAPAAAIEMIHTFSLIHDDLPAMDNDDFRRGKPSCHKAFGEAMAILAGDALCMLPFEVIADDKQLSPEQKIRLVSCLAKGSGREGMGGGQVIDMENEERTDVDEANLRNMYHHKTGQLIAVSCMMGCICAGADEEKIQAAADYGFKLGLAFQIIDDILDVTSTTEELGKPVGSDEEENKTTFVTLYGVEKAQEIANSITEEALGCLEKFGNDAFLTELTEMLLKRKN
- the xseB gene encoding exodeoxyribonuclease VII small subunit, encoding MEKKLTFEDNMTRLGKIVSELEKGDIPLEKAVELYGEGVKLSAACRKQLDEAQIKITEDGGGTEK
- the xseA gene encoding exodeoxyribonuclease VII large subunit, which encodes MPVITVSQINKYIGSILKNDRNLQGIMVRGEISNYVKHFRSGHVYFTLKDSESAVKAVMFASAADRLKFEPEDGMSVIVSGSIGVFERDGAYQLYVNDIIPEGAGKANVALEQLKKKLQKEGIFAEEHKRPIPSMPKKIGAVTSLSGAAVRDIINVLSRRYPLCEIYAVNAQVQGEGAPESICAGILKAEAAGCDVIIVGRGGGSSEDLSAFNTEKVAYAIYNCKVPVISAVGHETDFTIADLAADLRAPTPSAAAELAAPDIALLYERISLLQRRAERSALAVLDKYTDRFIVLNARLAAQSPENRLKLTAERLSSLDKRRDTAFLRYMDRLERQLEEKAARLDSLSPLKVLSRGYSLVYKGEKLLSSSEPLEKGDRIKIGFGIGGAEAEIIDKW
- a CDS encoding peptidase M22 — protein: MPEYLGVDTSNYTTSAAVYVSEENKIYQTKKLLPVKEGELGLRQSDAVFHHTKQLPDMIEQLFSENSLGMPKTVTASARPRNIEGSYMPCFLCGEGFARSYAAVSGAKLYTTSHQIGHILAALYSADRLDLVNERFIAFHVSGGTTDCLLCEPDNECVLKITEIGTSLDLKAGQAVDRTGVMLGLHFPCGAELEKLAVNANKHFKAKPVLKDGNCCLSGLENKCGNMLDSGESPENIAKYCLDFIAETILAMTDHAIGRYGELPLVFAGGVMSDVIIRDRIISRYPSASFAQPRFSCDNAAGVAIYGYLKSTGDK